A single window of Sporosarcina sp. FSL W7-1349 DNA harbors:
- the hpaD gene encoding 3,4-dihydroxyphenylacetate 2,3-dioxygenase, which yields MTKKNFDIVRLHHAEVTVTDLEKARHFYCEGLGFIETESDENHIYLRALEDANHHTLMLTKGKQASLKHIAYRVSADSDLDELDKLFTELGVKKRWVQPGEEKGQGRALRIQDPGGIPVEFFFEMDKAERMLQQYHLQGNVKIKRIDHANCTITNIDELYAWYSENLGFRTSEYTVKGHGEDERIWAAWMHRKPSVHDLALISDKGPRFHHTGFWMDDAKSILDACDHLAGLGYYANIERSPGRHGTSNAFFVYVRDPDGNRMELYTGDYFTNDPDWEPIKWNLEDPQRATFWGAMPPKTWVEEAVPVEDILTGELLPVHTIKKPVQA from the coding sequence ATGACAAAGAAAAACTTTGATATTGTCCGGCTGCATCACGCAGAAGTGACAGTGACGGACTTGGAGAAGGCAAGACATTTTTATTGTGAAGGACTTGGATTCATCGAAACGGAATCCGACGAAAATCATATTTATCTGCGGGCTTTGGAAGATGCCAATCATCATACATTAATGTTGACGAAAGGTAAGCAGGCGAGCCTGAAGCATATTGCGTATCGTGTAAGCGCTGACAGCGATTTGGATGAGCTGGATAAACTGTTTACAGAACTAGGCGTGAAAAAGCGCTGGGTTCAGCCGGGAGAAGAAAAAGGGCAAGGTCGTGCGTTGCGTATCCAAGACCCGGGCGGTATTCCAGTCGAATTTTTCTTTGAAATGGATAAAGCAGAAAGAATGCTGCAGCAGTATCATCTGCAAGGCAATGTGAAGATTAAGAGGATTGACCATGCGAACTGCACTATCACGAACATCGACGAGCTATATGCATGGTACAGCGAAAATCTCGGTTTCCGGACGTCTGAATATACAGTAAAAGGCCACGGAGAAGACGAGAGAATTTGGGCTGCTTGGATGCACCGGAAGCCAAGTGTCCATGATTTGGCGCTCATTAGCGATAAAGGTCCTCGTTTCCACCATACGGGCTTCTGGATGGATGACGCGAAATCAATTTTGGACGCATGTGATCATCTGGCCGGGCTCGGCTATTATGCGAATATCGAACGGTCTCCGGGCAGACACGGCACATCCAATGCGTTTTTCGTCTATGTCCGCGATCCAGACGGCAACCGGATGGAATTATATACAGGAGACTACTTCACAAATGACCCAGATTGGGAGCCGATCAAATGGAATCTGGAAGACCCGCAGCGGGCAACGTTCTGGGGTGCCATGCCTCCGAAAACTTGGGTGGAAGAAGCGGTCCCTGTTGAAGATATCTTGACAGGTGAACTATTGCCGGTCCACACTATTAAAAAACCAGTGCAAGCATAA
- a CDS encoding spore coat protein translates to MTQNPFGQTHQNMHTGSVPQQMNHGGHELFDVHEVLSGAIASLNMAMLMRPHVKDPELLDILDRQYRFTLDEYNITVECFKTGRDPSHPTQSYKMKQGNDFIYGMKASQPKKPIQNESEISDEIISGFLLDAAKTSASAKTMAALETTNPVVRRVLADSVPNCIEMAYELSIYQNKHHYYQVPQLAQQDMQQILNAYAPAGQPGMPPNNPMQ, encoded by the coding sequence GTGACTCAAAATCCATTCGGGCAAACCCACCAAAACATGCATACGGGATCCGTTCCTCAGCAAATGAACCATGGCGGACACGAATTATTTGATGTCCACGAAGTGTTATCTGGAGCTATTGCTTCACTGAACATGGCGATGCTGATGCGTCCACATGTCAAAGACCCTGAACTGCTCGATATACTCGACCGTCAATATCGGTTCACCTTGGACGAGTACAATATAACAGTCGAGTGCTTCAAAACCGGGCGTGATCCATCCCACCCGACGCAAAGCTATAAGATGAAGCAAGGCAATGATTTCATCTATGGAATGAAGGCTTCCCAGCCGAAAAAACCGATCCAGAACGAGTCCGAAATTTCGGATGAAATCATTTCCGGCTTTTTATTGGACGCCGCCAAAACGAGTGCTTCCGCGAAGACGATGGCCGCTCTCGAAACGACCAACCCAGTCGTCCGCCGGGTTTTAGCCGACTCCGTTCCGAACTGCATTGAAATGGCTTACGAGCTGTCGATTTATCAAAATAAACACCACTACTACCAAGTGCCGCAACTGGCTCAGCAAGATATGCAGCAAATATTGAACGCATATGCCCCAGCTGGCCAACCGGGCATGCCCCCGAATAATCCGATGCAGTAA
- a CDS encoding LysR family transcriptional regulator yields MNLKRLGYFVTIVEEEQITKAAQKLHMAQPPLSQQLKLLEEELGVLLFERIGRKLELTEPGKVLYDKSKKLLSQYEEAFMEVEEVAKGMKGVLSIGTVKSCFPYVPGRLRQFREQFPDVTFRLKEGDTFRMTEYLRNREIELGIVRMPLEMEDFSSIALPSEPYVLVAPKKWNQKKKIRMKDVAELPLLLLHRVKGRGQYELILDECAKHGFEPSIICECPDAGMLLSLAREGIGYAMLPKSTVEFLLYEDLQITEIEDCLIQTEGTIIWLKDRYLSKAASHFLETFQQSQLTEAPL; encoded by the coding sequence TTGAACCTGAAACGGTTAGGCTATTTCGTCACGATAGTGGAAGAAGAGCAAATTACAAAAGCCGCGCAGAAATTGCATATGGCTCAACCACCGTTGAGTCAGCAGCTTAAACTATTGGAAGAAGAACTGGGCGTCCTTTTATTTGAACGGATCGGCCGGAAATTGGAACTTACAGAGCCGGGAAAAGTGCTATATGATAAGTCGAAAAAGCTGCTCTCTCAATATGAAGAGGCTTTCATGGAAGTGGAGGAAGTGGCTAAAGGGATGAAAGGCGTCCTGTCCATTGGTACGGTGAAGTCCTGTTTCCCTTATGTACCGGGAAGGTTGCGGCAGTTCCGGGAACAGTTTCCTGATGTGACATTCAGATTAAAAGAAGGGGATACGTTCCGGATGACCGAGTATTTACGGAATCGGGAGATTGAACTGGGGATTGTCCGGATGCCTTTGGAGATGGAAGACTTTTCATCGATTGCACTGCCATCTGAACCGTATGTCCTCGTTGCGCCGAAAAAATGGAATCAAAAAAAGAAAATCCGGATGAAAGATGTCGCGGAGCTGCCTTTGCTCTTGCTCCATCGGGTTAAAGGGAGGGGACAATACGAACTGATTTTAGATGAATGCGCAAAGCACGGCTTTGAGCCATCAATCATCTGTGAGTGTCCGGACGCGGGGATGCTTCTTTCTTTGGCGCGGGAAGGAATCGGCTATGCGATGTTGCCAAAGTCCACTGTTGAATTCCTACTATATGAAGATCTGCAAATCACCGAGATCGAAGATTGTCTAATTCAGACGGAAGGTACGATCATCTGGTTGAAGGACCGGTACTTATCCAAGGCGGCAAGTCACTTTCTGGAAACCTTCCAACAATCGCAATTGACAGAGGCTCCTCTATAA
- a CDS encoding MerR family transcriptional regulator yields the protein MKNKFSIGQMSKLHNTSIKTLRYYDEIDLFKPNEVDPETGYRYYSVEQFKLLDIINYLKALGVPLKDIKKQTSNRDMDDFIGTLHTHKRTIEDKMQELEIAKKKLEIRIEELESLKKIGQVGVPFIKEMEERTIIQLQEAIQSHYDLELSLRKLNRQHQDFASIFIGKVGLTLSVHRFQRNCFYEYDSIFLLLEEVEKWKVVQDVELVTTLPKGTYACVYFRGGHEIAPQYVKVLHQYILDNGLEPIGDFIIRTIVDQFISNKEDEFLMEIQIPVIGPSAKKH from the coding sequence ATGAAAAATAAATTTTCAATTGGCCAGATGTCCAAATTGCATAATACATCGATTAAAACATTGCGCTATTATGACGAAATTGACTTATTCAAACCGAATGAAGTCGATCCGGAAACGGGCTACCGCTATTACTCCGTGGAACAGTTTAAACTGTTGGATATCATCAACTATTTGAAAGCATTGGGCGTCCCGTTGAAGGATATCAAGAAACAAACGTCCAATCGGGATATGGACGATTTTATCGGAACGCTCCATACCCATAAACGAACGATCGAAGACAAGATGCAAGAGTTGGAAATTGCGAAAAAGAAACTGGAAATTCGAATTGAAGAGCTCGAATCATTGAAAAAAATAGGACAGGTCGGCGTCCCCTTCATCAAAGAAATGGAGGAGCGGACAATCATCCAACTGCAGGAGGCAATCCAGTCCCATTATGATCTGGAGCTCTCCTTGCGGAAATTAAACCGACAACATCAAGATTTTGCCTCTATTTTTATCGGCAAAGTCGGCCTCACATTGTCTGTTCATCGCTTCCAACGGAACTGCTTCTACGAATACGACTCCATCTTCTTACTATTGGAAGAGGTGGAAAAATGGAAAGTCGTTCAGGACGTGGAGCTCGTCACAACGCTGCCGAAAGGGACGTATGCCTGCGTCTATTTCCGCGGAGGCCATGAGATCGCACCGCAGTATGTAAAAGTTCTCCATCAATACATCTTGGACAATGGGCTAGAACCGATAGGGGATTTCATTATCCGAACGATCGTGGATCAGTTCATTTCAAATAAGGAAGATGAGTTCTTGATGGAAATCCAAATTCCAGTCATAGGACCAAGCGCAAAAAAACACTGA
- a CDS encoding DUF6583 family protein — protein sequence MEEQNLKKKSPKLFIALIVAALIIVGGSASAYFAFSKSPKVQYFMAESATLQQMGDLFKDRYANEMKWMDVQKEKPTETTLDLSAEWNDPYVDYDMEEVQSLVNSSKLTIQNVFDPVKKETEIGLSAEVGSTSIDLGKYFATPEKALLALPFTDDLIRFDDKDFGRIMREIDEDYEGNDELGLAQLFETDFSSASELTTYVKEEYLQYIFNELPEEAFESEKEEIEVFDKKIKATKSTMKLDEKQYKALFEKVLVKMQKDEKLKELIKDQIAMSSFAGDVTASDLTEMIVQYEEGLESAIEDLDEIDDVPGTITSTIWHDANHIVKRSLDVTVGEEGEEETLLIDGVQLLEKDEQQWKYTMGIKEEDNEENVLKFNGHLTWKDKKAEDSITLTVEDVNSVKISYKGKEDLDGSKRTFKRTFGFSDGYEDVEVIWSGNATHESDSMSADHHFTFSDASMDPDMYNLKMKQKSKVVKKVDMPTESDDTILLKDMSVEEMMEYAEETLAPEAQNWAWELMGNLESELYGN from the coding sequence ATGGAGGAACAGAACTTGAAAAAGAAGTCACCAAAGTTGTTCATAGCATTGATTGTGGCTGCTCTTATCATTGTAGGCGGTAGCGCATCCGCTTATTTCGCATTTAGTAAATCTCCGAAAGTGCAATACTTTATGGCTGAAAGTGCTACATTGCAACAAATGGGTGACCTATTCAAAGATCGCTATGCAAATGAAATGAAATGGATGGATGTCCAAAAGGAAAAGCCGACAGAAACAACATTGGATCTGTCAGCAGAATGGAATGATCCATACGTCGATTACGACATGGAGGAAGTCCAGTCACTTGTCAACAGTTCGAAGTTGACGATCCAGAACGTATTCGATCCGGTAAAGAAAGAGACGGAAATCGGATTATCTGCTGAAGTGGGAAGCACTTCAATCGATTTGGGGAAATATTTTGCAACACCGGAAAAGGCTTTATTGGCATTGCCATTCACGGATGATCTAATTCGCTTCGACGATAAGGATTTCGGTCGGATCATGCGGGAAATTGATGAGGACTATGAGGGAAATGATGAGCTAGGTCTCGCACAACTGTTCGAAACTGATTTTTCATCCGCCAGCGAACTGACGACTTATGTGAAAGAAGAATACTTGCAATACATTTTCAATGAATTGCCAGAAGAGGCATTCGAAAGCGAAAAAGAAGAAATTGAAGTGTTCGACAAAAAAATCAAAGCAACGAAGTCGACGATGAAACTTGATGAAAAGCAATACAAAGCACTGTTTGAAAAGGTCTTAGTAAAAATGCAAAAAGATGAAAAACTGAAAGAATTGATCAAAGACCAAATCGCCATGTCTTCTTTTGCGGGAGACGTAACAGCGAGTGATTTGACAGAAATGATCGTCCAATACGAGGAAGGCCTGGAGTCGGCCATCGAAGATTTGGATGAAATTGACGATGTGCCGGGCACGATCACATCGACAATCTGGCATGACGCGAACCACATCGTCAAACGTTCTTTGGATGTGACAGTCGGTGAAGAAGGAGAAGAGGAAACCCTTCTGATCGATGGCGTTCAATTGTTGGAAAAAGATGAGCAACAATGGAAGTATACGATGGGAATCAAGGAAGAGGATAATGAAGAAAATGTGTTGAAATTCAACGGTCACTTGACTTGGAAAGACAAGAAAGCAGAAGACTCGATCACCTTGACGGTGGAAGATGTGAATTCTGTCAAGATCTCCTACAAAGGGAAAGAGGATCTGGACGGTTCCAAGCGTACCTTTAAACGGACATTCGGATTCTCCGACGGGTATGAAGATGTAGAAGTGATCTGGAGCGGAAATGCGACGCATGAAAGCGACTCAATGAGCGCTGATCATCACTTCACATTCAGCGATGCCTCGATGGATCCGGATATGTATAACTTGAAAATGAAACAAAAGAGCAAAGTCGTCAAGAAAGTCGACATGCCAACCGAATCGGATGATACCATCCTGTTGAAAGATATGAGTGTGGAAGAAATGATGGAATATGCCGAAGAAACTTTAGCTCCTGAAGCTCAGAACTGGGCTTGGGAACTCATGGGCAACCTGGAAAGTGAACTTTACGGCAATTAA
- a CDS encoding glycoside hydrolase family 18 protein, with protein sequence MQIHVVQPGQSLYGIAQAYGITYQDIAVANEIPDPSRLVIGQALVIPIIGQYHWVQPGQSLYSIARMYGMSYVELARINGISPSATLQVGLRLYIPPRPKMNAEVLLYAEPRAPVSQSYIDEVRRRAGQVTYMAMFSYEVLRDGSLKAPPLDNIPQIVRDAGAANALVVTNLEEFAFSADLAHAIFTDEAVQDRLFDNLIQEANRVGFRDIHFDFELLFPEDRELYNTFLRRARDRFHAAGFTISTALAPKASDVRTGIYGAHDYKAHGEIVDFVSLMTYEWGYTFSEPQAVSPIQPVQAVVEYAVSQIPREKVFLGQNLYGYNWSSPYPPQGGAPARAISPQQAIALAIEQNAAIQYDYVAQAPFFRYIDAEGVQHEVWFEDARSIQAKFNLIKQFQLRGIMYWKLGLAFPQNWLLLQDNFNIRKIT encoded by the coding sequence ATGCAAATCCATGTTGTTCAACCTGGCCAATCGTTGTATGGCATAGCGCAAGCTTACGGAATCACGTATCAAGACATTGCGGTGGCCAATGAAATACCGGATCCATCACGTTTAGTCATTGGGCAAGCCTTGGTCATCCCGATTATAGGGCAGTATCATTGGGTGCAACCGGGGCAATCGTTGTATTCGATCGCAAGGATGTATGGGATGTCTTATGTTGAATTGGCGAGAATCAACGGCATTTCCCCTTCCGCTACATTGCAGGTAGGACTACGGCTTTATATTCCACCCCGTCCGAAGATGAACGCGGAAGTTCTTCTCTATGCAGAGCCGCGGGCGCCTGTCAGTCAGTCATACATTGACGAGGTCAGACGACGGGCAGGACAGGTGACATATATGGCCATGTTTAGTTATGAAGTCTTGCGTGATGGATCGCTAAAAGCTCCACCTCTCGACAATATTCCGCAAATTGTCAGAGATGCGGGCGCAGCGAATGCCCTTGTCGTCACCAATTTGGAGGAATTCGCTTTCAGTGCCGATTTGGCCCATGCCATTTTTACGGATGAAGCCGTGCAAGATCGATTGTTCGATAACTTGATCCAAGAAGCGAATCGGGTAGGTTTCAGGGACATCCATTTTGACTTTGAGCTGCTTTTTCCGGAGGATCGCGAACTTTATAATACTTTCCTCCGAAGAGCAAGGGATCGGTTTCATGCGGCGGGCTTCACGATCTCCACCGCTTTGGCTCCGAAAGCGAGTGATGTCAGAACGGGGATTTACGGGGCGCATGATTATAAAGCGCATGGGGAGATTGTGGATTTTGTGTCACTTATGACTTATGAATGGGGATATACATTTAGCGAGCCTCAAGCGGTGAGTCCAATTCAACCGGTGCAAGCCGTCGTCGAATATGCCGTCAGTCAAATACCACGGGAAAAGGTGTTTCTCGGCCAAAATCTATACGGATATAATTGGTCATCCCCGTATCCGCCACAAGGGGGAGCCCCCGCACGGGCAATCAGTCCGCAACAAGCTATTGCATTGGCCATCGAACAGAATGCGGCAATCCAGTATGATTATGTGGCACAAGCGCCTTTTTTCCGCTATATCGATGCGGAAGGTGTGCAACATGAAGTATGGTTTGAAGATGCACGCAGCATACAAGCGAAGTTCAATTTGATCAAACAATTTCAATTACGCGGAATCATGTACTGGAAGTTGGGTCTGGCATTCCCTCAAAATTGGCTTTTGCTGCAGGATAATTTTAACATCCGCAAAATTACATGA
- a CDS encoding argininosuccinate synthase, with protein sequence MTKKKVVLAYSGGLDTSVAVQWLTDQGYAVVACCLDVGEGKDLEFIKQKALQVGAVSSYVIDAKEEFAQEFVLLALQAQSYYEDKYPLVSALSRPLISKKLVEVAHQENATAVAHGCTGKGNDQVRFEVAIKALDPSLEVLAPVREWSWSREEEIEYAKQKNIPIPIDLESPYSVDQNLWGRANECGILEDPWAAPPEDAYGLTNSIENAPDTPEVVEIEFKKGVPVSLDGVQYPLSELILKLNDIAGNHGVGRIDHVENRLVGIKSREVYEAPGAITLLKAHKELEDLTLVKEVSHFKPIISHKLSEMIYNGLWFSPLREALEAFIKETQQYVNGTARVKLFKGHAIVEGRKSANSLYDEKLATYTADDEFDQSAAVGFIKLWGLPTEVHSMVNKKQTVKKG encoded by the coding sequence ATGACAAAAAAGAAAGTTGTATTAGCATATTCAGGTGGACTCGATACATCCGTAGCCGTACAGTGGTTGACAGATCAAGGATACGCAGTCGTAGCATGCTGCTTAGATGTCGGTGAAGGGAAAGACTTGGAATTCATCAAGCAGAAGGCATTGCAAGTCGGTGCGGTGAGCAGCTACGTCATCGATGCGAAAGAAGAATTTGCGCAAGAATTTGTCTTGCTTGCATTGCAAGCCCAATCTTATTACGAGGATAAATATCCACTCGTTTCGGCACTTTCCCGTCCGTTAATTTCAAAGAAGCTCGTTGAAGTGGCCCATCAGGAAAATGCAACTGCTGTAGCGCATGGCTGCACAGGAAAAGGGAATGACCAAGTGCGTTTCGAAGTCGCGATTAAAGCACTTGATCCTTCTTTGGAAGTATTGGCGCCTGTCCGTGAATGGAGCTGGTCCCGTGAAGAGGAGATCGAATACGCGAAGCAGAAGAACATCCCGATTCCAATCGATCTCGAAAGTCCTTATTCGGTAGACCAAAACCTTTGGGGCCGTGCCAACGAATGCGGCATCTTGGAAGATCCTTGGGCCGCACCGCCAGAAGATGCCTATGGATTGACCAATTCTATCGAAAATGCACCGGACACACCGGAAGTGGTTGAGATCGAGTTTAAAAAAGGAGTGCCAGTCAGCTTGGATGGCGTTCAATATCCGTTGAGTGAACTGATCCTTAAATTGAATGATATCGCCGGAAACCATGGCGTCGGAAGAATCGACCACGTCGAAAACCGTTTAGTCGGCATCAAATCGCGTGAGGTATATGAAGCGCCAGGTGCCATCACATTATTAAAGGCTCATAAGGAATTGGAAGATTTGACGCTCGTGAAAGAAGTAAGTCATTTTAAACCAATCATCTCGCATAAGCTAAGCGAGATGATCTATAACGGCTTATGGTTTTCTCCGTTACGCGAAGCATTGGAAGCATTCATTAAAGAAACCCAGCAATACGTCAACGGGACAGCGCGTGTCAAACTGTTCAAAGGGCATGCCATCGTGGAAGGCCGGAAATCGGCGAATTCCCTTTATGATGAAAAACTTGCCACGTATACGGCTGACGATGAATTTGACCAATCGGCAGCAGTCGGGTTTATCAAGCTATGGGGTCTTCCTACTGAAGTTCATAGTATGGTAAATAAGAAACAAACTGTAAAAAAAGGATAA
- the gdhA gene encoding NADP-specific glutamate dehydrogenase encodes MTRMDVVQSNKNRANDYVHEVYELVKKRNPDEKEFLQATREIFDSLRPVFSQHPHFIEHGILERITEPERIITFRVAWEDDQGRVRVNRGFRVQFNSDLGPYKGGIRFHPSVNVSIMKFLAFEQIFKNALTGQPIGGGKGGSDFDPKGKSEREIMRFTQSFATELTRHIGPDRDVPAGDIGVGKREIGYMFGTYNRLRGGYEAGVFTGKDPEHGGSLGRKEATGYGTVYFVDEMLKGKGLSFKGSTVIVSGSGNVSTYAIEKAMQLGAKVVACSDSGGYIYDKDGINLETLKQLKEVENKRIWEYTKFHPNAEYHEDCSGIWSIPCDIALPCATQNELDEIAAHTLVANSVKAVGEGANMPCTLEAIHLFQENGVLFAPAKAANAGGVAVSAMEMSQNSMRLSWTTEEVDERLQGVMKNIYTSCLEAADQYGKPGDLVMGANIAGFLKVANAMVSHGIN; translated from the coding sequence ATGACTAGAATGGATGTAGTTCAATCAAACAAAAATAGAGCGAACGATTACGTTCATGAAGTATATGAATTAGTAAAGAAGAGAAACCCGGATGAAAAAGAATTTTTGCAAGCCACGAGAGAAATTTTCGATTCACTGCGCCCCGTCTTTTCCCAACATCCCCATTTCATCGAACATGGCATTCTTGAAAGAATTACAGAACCGGAACGGATCATCACTTTCCGTGTCGCATGGGAAGACGATCAAGGCAGAGTGCGGGTGAACCGTGGTTTCCGTGTTCAATTCAACAGTGATTTAGGACCATATAAAGGTGGGATTCGATTCCATCCTTCCGTCAACGTTAGTATTATGAAATTCCTTGCATTCGAGCAAATTTTCAAAAATGCGTTGACCGGCCAACCGATCGGCGGAGGGAAAGGCGGATCGGACTTCGATCCAAAAGGGAAGTCGGAACGTGAAATCATGCGATTCACGCAAAGTTTCGCCACTGAGCTGACCCGGCATATCGGTCCCGATCGCGACGTTCCGGCCGGTGACATCGGTGTTGGAAAGCGTGAAATCGGATACATGTTCGGAACGTATAACCGTTTACGAGGCGGATACGAAGCAGGGGTCTTCACCGGAAAAGATCCGGAGCATGGCGGAAGTCTAGGCCGTAAAGAAGCGACTGGCTACGGCACCGTCTATTTCGTGGATGAGATGCTAAAAGGGAAAGGACTTTCCTTCAAAGGCAGCACAGTTATCGTTTCTGGATCTGGAAACGTTTCCACCTATGCAATTGAAAAAGCGATGCAATTAGGCGCCAAAGTGGTCGCGTGCAGCGATTCGGGCGGTTATATCTATGACAAGGATGGCATCAACCTGGAAACATTGAAACAATTAAAAGAAGTGGAAAATAAGAGAATCTGGGAATATACGAAATTCCATCCGAATGCGGAATATCATGAGGATTGTTCAGGTATTTGGTCCATACCTTGTGATATCGCATTGCCATGTGCGACACAAAATGAGCTGGATGAAATTGCTGCTCATACTTTGGTAGCGAATTCCGTTAAAGCAGTCGGAGAAGGCGCGAATATGCCATGTACTTTGGAAGCGATCCATCTGTTCCAAGAGAACGGTGTATTGTTCGCCCCAGCCAAAGCGGCCAATGCAGGCGGTGTGGCCGTTTCAGCAATGGAAATGTCCCAAAACAGCATGCGCCTTTCTTGGACTACAGAGGAAGTCGATGAAAGATTGCAAGGGGTCATGAAGAATATCTATACAAGTTGTTTGGAAGCGGCCGACCAATATGGCAAACCGGGAGATTTGGTCATGGGAGCAAATATTGCGGGATTTTTGAAGGTTGCCAATGCGATGGTATCACACGGCATCAACTAA
- the hpaB gene encoding 4-hydroxyphenylacetate 3-monooxygenase, oxygenase component, whose amino-acid sequence MGAKTGQQYIDGVDKAQANVWIDGEQVKGKISEHPAFKGVMKTQGELYDLQFDADKKDYMTYKSPTTGNQVGTSFLQPRTKEDLEKRRTMIQTWARHNNGMMGRSPDYINAGMMAYGSASEMFGKQDPFYQKNMQDYYEYCRENDLSLTHTLIQPQVNRALNSAQLPDPYIAARIVEKTSEGVVIRGARLLATQGGITDEIMVFPSTLLKQSDEENPYAYAFSIPNNTPGLKFICRESFDYGKSNFDHPLGSRFEEMDSIVVFDDVVVPWNRVFALGDVQVCNEAYNESNAVVHMTHQVVSKNVAKTEFILGLLQLMVETINIGQFQHIHEKMSEVIIALETMKAFVTASEANAKEDRWGIMTPDFGPLNAARNYYPKIYPRFSEIMQLMGASGLMAIPNEKDFASELRPDLDKYLQSATGSAYDRVKLYRLAWDVCMSAFGTRQTLYERFFFGDPVRMAGALYNGYDKQPYVDHVKEFLQRSEQGSLSGIGK is encoded by the coding sequence ATGGGAGCTAAGACAGGACAGCAGTATATCGATGGAGTCGACAAGGCACAGGCGAATGTGTGGATCGACGGTGAGCAGGTGAAAGGGAAAATTTCCGAACACCCAGCGTTTAAAGGAGTTATGAAAACGCAAGGAGAACTATACGATTTACAATTCGATGCAGATAAAAAGGATTACATGACTTATAAATCCCCGACGACTGGAAATCAGGTTGGTACATCATTCTTACAACCAAGAACGAAAGAAGACTTGGAAAAACGTCGGACGATGATCCAGACATGGGCCCGCCACAACAACGGAATGATGGGACGTTCCCCTGACTATATCAATGCGGGTATGATGGCATACGGTTCCGCATCGGAAATGTTCGGAAAGCAAGACCCGTTCTATCAAAAAAATATGCAAGATTACTATGAATATTGCCGTGAGAACGATTTGTCCTTAACGCATACATTAATTCAACCACAAGTTAACCGTGCATTGAACTCGGCGCAGCTGCCTGATCCGTACATCGCTGCGCGTATCGTTGAAAAAACATCTGAAGGGGTAGTCATCCGTGGGGCACGCCTTCTTGCGACACAAGGCGGAATCACTGACGAAATCATGGTATTCCCTTCCACTTTGCTGAAACAATCAGATGAAGAAAATCCATATGCTTACGCATTCTCAATCCCGAACAACACACCAGGCTTGAAATTCATCTGCCGTGAGTCGTTCGATTATGGAAAATCCAATTTCGACCATCCGCTAGGCTCCCGTTTCGAGGAGATGGATTCCATCGTAGTGTTCGATGATGTCGTCGTTCCTTGGAATCGCGTATTTGCGCTAGGCGATGTTCAAGTATGTAACGAAGCGTACAACGAAAGTAACGCAGTTGTTCACATGACACACCAAGTTGTTTCGAAAAACGTGGCGAAGACAGAATTCATCCTCGGCCTTCTTCAATTGATGGTGGAAACGATCAACATCGGGCAATTCCAGCACATCCATGAGAAAATGTCCGAAGTTATCATTGCATTGGAGACGATGAAAGCGTTTGTAACAGCCTCCGAGGCGAATGCAAAAGAAGACCGCTGGGGTATCATGACACCAGATTTTGGTCCGTTAAACGCGGCGCGTAACTACTATCCTAAGATCTACCCACGCTTCAGTGAAATCATGCAGTTGATGGGTGCAAGCGGCTTGATGGCAATCCCGAACGAAAAAGACTTCGCTTCGGAACTCCGCCCTGATTTGGATAAATATCTGCAATCGGCAACTGGCTCTGCGTATGACCGCGTAAAGCTATACCGTTTGGCATGGGATGTCTGCATGAGCGCATTCGGTACTCGCCAAACTCTATACGAGCGTTTCTTCTTCGGCGATCCAGTTCGTATGGCAGGCGCACTATATAACGGCTACGACAAACAACCATATGTCGACCATGTCAAAGAATTCTTACAGCGTTCCGAGCAAGGTTCCCTTTCCGGCATCGGCAAATAA